From Vibrio crassostreae, one genomic window encodes:
- the acpS gene encoding holo-ACP synthase, giving the protein MAVVGLGTDIAEIERVEKALSRSGDAFAQRILTDSEFEVFQQLKQKGRYLAKRFAAKEAASKALGTGIALGVTFHDFEISNDEHGKPVLSLHKKAREIAEANGTTSIHLTISDERHYAVATVLLES; this is encoded by the coding sequence ATGGCTGTTGTTGGATTAGGTACAGATATCGCAGAAATTGAACGTGTTGAAAAGGCATTGTCACGAAGTGGTGACGCTTTTGCTCAGCGTATTTTGACCGATTCTGAATTTGAAGTATTCCAGCAACTGAAGCAAAAAGGGCGTTACCTTGCAAAACGTTTTGCTGCCAAAGAAGCGGCATCTAAGGCGTTAGGAACGGGGATCGCGCTGGGTGTGACCTTCCACGACTTTGAGATTTCAAACGATGAGCATGGTAAGCCAGTTCTGAGCCTGCATAAAAAAGCGCGTGAAATCGCAGAGGCGAATGGCACAACATCGATTCATCTGACTATCTCGGATGAGCGTCACTACGCTGTGGCAACGGTGTTACTCGAATCGTAA
- the pdxJ gene encoding pyridoxine 5'-phosphate synthase — protein MSSILLGVNIDHIATLRNARGTKYPDPVHAAEIAERAGADGITIHLREDRRHIVDRDVRILAETLQTRMNLEMAVTDEMVQIALDTNPEFVCLVPEKREELTTEGGLDVVGQLEKIKAATEKLSAAGIKVSLFIDADREQIDAAKACGAPFIELHTGHYADAKTEEDQQDELKKIAAGASYADDLGITVNAGHGLTYHNVAPIAALPEIYELNIGHSIMGRAVFDGLNKAVADMKAVMETARNNA, from the coding sequence ATGAGCTCAATCCTTTTAGGCGTTAATATCGACCATATTGCAACACTACGTAATGCACGTGGTACTAAATACCCAGATCCAGTACACGCAGCTGAAATTGCTGAACGTGCGGGTGCTGACGGTATTACTATTCACCTGCGTGAAGACCGTCGTCATATCGTTGACCGCGATGTGCGTATTCTAGCTGAAACACTTCAAACTCGTATGAATTTGGAGATGGCAGTAACGGACGAGATGGTTCAAATTGCCCTCGATACTAATCCTGAGTTTGTTTGTCTGGTTCCAGAGAAGCGTGAAGAGCTGACCACTGAAGGTGGCTTGGACGTGGTTGGTCAACTTGAAAAGATCAAAGCGGCGACGGAAAAACTGTCTGCTGCTGGCATTAAAGTATCTCTGTTTATCGATGCTGACCGTGAGCAAATCGACGCAGCAAAAGCGTGTGGCGCACCGTTCATTGAACTGCACACTGGCCATTATGCCGATGCTAAAACAGAAGAAGACCAACAAGACGAGCTGAAAAAGATTGCTGCAGGCGCAAGCTACGCGGACGATCTTGGTATCACAGTCAATGCGGGTCATGGTCTGACTTACCACAACGTCGCACCGATTGCGGCTCTTCCAGAGATCTACGAGTTGAACATCGGCCACTCAATCATGGGACGTGCAGTGTTTGATGGTTTGAACAAAGCCGTTGCAGACATGAAAGCCGTGATGGAAACAGCACGCAACAACGCTTAG
- a CDS encoding SoxR reducing system RseC family protein, whose product MMTALATVSSVEQKGKQYFVQLSCEQQTSCSSCSSQKSCGTGIVTKAVGNKSLFWQLKTKSLVKAGQIVEIGFPEKSLLQSAAIVYLIPLFMLMIGAGFGQLLLQPLLQGGEGIVILSAALFTAGGIALAKRLAKPMEDKSKQEVVLIRILGESLV is encoded by the coding sequence ATGATGACCGCGCTGGCGACCGTTAGCTCGGTTGAACAAAAAGGTAAGCAATATTTTGTTCAACTGAGCTGCGAGCAACAAACCAGTTGCAGCAGTTGTTCTTCTCAAAAAAGCTGCGGAACAGGTATTGTGACTAAGGCTGTTGGCAATAAATCTTTGTTTTGGCAGCTTAAAACCAAAAGCTTAGTCAAAGCAGGACAAATCGTAGAAATTGGCTTTCCAGAAAAAAGCCTACTTCAGTCGGCGGCGATCGTTTATCTGATCCCACTTTTCATGTTGATGATTGGTGCTGGTTTTGGACAACTCTTGTTGCAACCCTTACTTCAAGGGGGCGAGGGTATTGTTATCTTAAGTGCAGCACTGTTTACTGCTGGTGGGATTGCCTTAGCGAAGCGGCTAGCCAAACCCATGGAAGACAAATCCAAGCAAGAAGTCGTCTTGATTCGAATCCTTGGTGAGTCTCTCGTCTAA
- the nadB gene encoding L-aspartate oxidase, translating to MNANREHQCDVLVVGSGAAGLSLALRVAEHAKVIVLSKGPRSEGSTYYAQGGIAAVFDESDSIESHVEDTQIAGAGLCEEDTVQFIAENAKECVQWLIDGGVPFDKDENSTEGQPKYHLTREGGHSHRRILHAADATGMAMQTSLQDNVNNHPNIEIFERHNALDLITEDKIGGSKDKVIGAYIWNRNQEHVETVRAKFVVLATGGASKVYQYTSNPDVSSGDGIAIAWRAGCRVANLEFNQFHPTCLFHPEARNFLLTEALRGEGAYLRRPDGSRFMKDFDERGELAPRDVVARAIDFEMKRLGADCMYVDISHKPEEFITTHFPMIHTRLMDLGIDMTKEPIPIVPAAHYTCGGVMVNKQGQTDLTNLYAIGEVSYTGLHGANRMASNSLLECVVYAWAAAKDIVENIDQSQLCAELPAWDESQVTNSDEEVIIQHNWHELRLFMWDYMGIVRTDKRLERALRRIQMLQQETHEYYSYFKVSNNLLELRNLLQVAELMVRCAMQRKESRGLHYTLDYPELAEDSGPTILTPEKRQS from the coding sequence ATGAACGCAAACCGTGAACATCAGTGTGATGTATTAGTGGTAGGAAGTGGTGCGGCAGGCTTGTCATTAGCCTTACGCGTAGCAGAACATGCAAAAGTAATTGTATTAAGCAAAGGACCACGCAGCGAAGGATCGACGTATTACGCACAAGGTGGTATCGCCGCGGTGTTCGATGAGTCGGACAGTATTGAGTCTCATGTAGAGGATACTCAAATTGCTGGGGCTGGGTTATGCGAAGAAGATACAGTTCAATTCATTGCTGAAAATGCGAAAGAGTGTGTGCAATGGCTGATTGATGGTGGTGTTCCATTTGATAAAGATGAAAACAGCACAGAAGGCCAACCAAAATATCACCTCACTCGTGAAGGTGGCCACAGTCACCGCAGAATTCTGCACGCAGCCGATGCAACGGGCATGGCGATGCAAACCTCACTACAAGATAACGTCAACAACCACCCAAATATCGAGATCTTCGAGCGCCACAATGCGCTGGATTTGATCACTGAAGATAAGATTGGTGGTTCAAAAGACAAGGTGATCGGTGCCTACATTTGGAACCGTAACCAAGAACACGTTGAAACCGTGCGCGCTAAATTTGTTGTATTAGCAACAGGCGGCGCTTCAAAGGTTTACCAATACACCTCTAACCCAGATGTCTCCTCAGGTGATGGTATTGCTATCGCTTGGCGTGCAGGTTGTCGTGTGGCAAATCTTGAGTTCAATCAGTTCCACCCAACTTGTTTATTCCACCCAGAAGCGCGTAACTTCCTACTGACGGAAGCACTGCGTGGTGAAGGTGCTTACTTGCGCCGCCCAGATGGTTCTCGTTTTATGAAGGACTTCGATGAGCGCGGTGAGCTGGCTCCACGTGATGTGGTTGCTCGGGCAATTGACTTCGAAATGAAGCGCTTGGGTGCCGACTGCATGTATGTTGATATCAGCCACAAGCCTGAAGAATTCATCACAACGCACTTCCCAATGATCCATACTCGCTTGATGGACTTGGGCATCGATATGACCAAAGAGCCAATCCCTATCGTACCAGCTGCTCACTACACTTGTGGTGGTGTAATGGTTAATAAGCAAGGTCAAACCGACCTGACTAACTTGTATGCGATTGGCGAAGTGAGCTATACCGGCTTACACGGTGCAAACCGTATGGCTTCTAACTCACTGCTTGAGTGTGTGGTTTACGCATGGGCAGCAGCAAAAGATATCGTTGAGAACATCGACCAATCTCAATTGTGTGCTGAACTGCCTGCATGGGATGAAAGCCAAGTAACCAACAGTGATGAAGAAGTTATCATTCAGCACAACTGGCACGAGCTACGTCTATTCATGTGGGATTACATGGGCATTGTTCGAACGGATAAGCGCCTTGAACGTGCACTGCGCCGTATTCAGATGTTGCAGCAAGAGACTCATGAGTACTACAGCTACTTCAAGGTTTCGAATAACCTATTAGAACTGCGTAACTTGCTACAAGTGGCTGAGCTAATGGTTCGCTGTGCAATGCAACGTAAAGAGAGCCGCGGC
- the rpoE gene encoding RNA polymerase sigma factor RpoE — protein MNEQLTDQVLIERVQSGDKQAFNLLVVKYQNKVCNLISRYVNNSGDVPDVAQEAFIKAYRAIPNFRGESAFYTWLYRIAVNTAKNHIVAQSRRPPATDVDAEDAEYYETGSALKEISNPENLTLSKELKQVVFGAIEALPEDLKTAMTLRELEGLSYEEIAEVMDCPVGTVRSRIFRAREAVEKKIKPLLQR, from the coding sequence ATGAACGAGCAGCTAACCGATCAAGTGTTGATTGAGCGAGTTCAGAGTGGAGATAAGCAGGCATTTAACTTACTAGTGGTTAAGTATCAAAACAAAGTTTGTAATCTTATCTCTCGATACGTGAATAATTCCGGTGATGTACCTGATGTAGCACAAGAAGCTTTTATTAAAGCTTACCGCGCGATACCTAACTTTCGTGGCGAGAGTGCCTTCTATACATGGTTGTACCGAATTGCCGTGAACACCGCTAAAAATCATATCGTTGCCCAAAGCCGTAGGCCGCCAGCAACCGATGTAGATGCAGAAGATGCAGAATATTACGAAACAGGCAGCGCGTTAAAAGAAATATCGAACCCTGAGAACTTAACGCTGTCAAAAGAATTGAAACAAGTCGTTTTTGGAGCGATTGAAGCGTTACCAGAAGACTTAAAAACTGCAATGACGTTGCGTGAGCTCGAAGGTTTGAGCTACGAAGAGATTGCAGAAGTAATGGATTGCCCTGTAGGAACCGTACGTTCGCGTATTTTCCGAGCTCGTGAAGCAGTGGAAAAGAAAATCAAACCTCTTTTGCAACGCTAG
- the rseB gene encoding sigma-E factor regulatory protein RseB codes for MKKILVSALTLFSLMSPTAFAEETTAKALLHQMNEASQHLNYELSYILIKKSSIEPLVYRHAVNDDQQLAHLVYLSGPVREVIRRGNEVSYIEPGTEPFTIQSGSMVAPVIPMINRDIESLNQYYDFVKVGRSREAGSTTQVLRVVPKDGLRYSYVVWVDEKTSLPLRADLLDRDGEVLEQYRTISYVVNDKIAEAMGGLNQAQLPKVLSLPEGLVSETNWQASWIPEGFKSKELSRYQMAATDKMVESQLFSDGLFSFSVYIADKDEHSLKGQLVRQGRRTLHSLVIGDKEISVVGDIPPATAKRIAQSVTFNKLEPAQ; via the coding sequence ATGAAGAAAATCCTGGTCAGTGCACTGACACTGTTCAGCTTGATGTCTCCAACAGCCTTTGCAGAGGAAACCACTGCAAAGGCCTTGTTGCATCAAATGAACGAGGCCAGTCAGCATCTAAATTACGAACTCTCCTACATATTGATAAAGAAGAGCAGTATTGAACCTCTTGTTTATCGCCATGCAGTTAACGACGACCAACAACTTGCACACCTTGTTTACCTAAGCGGCCCTGTTCGTGAAGTCATTCGACGTGGCAATGAAGTTAGCTACATCGAACCGGGTACAGAGCCATTTACGATTCAGTCTGGCAGTATGGTTGCACCTGTTATTCCGATGATTAATAGAGATATCGAATCACTGAATCAGTACTACGACTTCGTAAAAGTTGGGCGCTCTCGTGAAGCGGGCAGCACTACTCAAGTACTGCGGGTCGTGCCGAAAGATGGCCTTCGCTATTCTTACGTGGTTTGGGTAGACGAGAAAACAAGCCTTCCTTTGCGTGCCGACCTTTTGGACCGTGATGGCGAAGTGCTTGAACAGTACCGCACGATCTCTTACGTGGTGAACGACAAGATTGCTGAGGCGATGGGTGGCTTGAACCAAGCTCAATTACCAAAAGTCTTATCACTGCCGGAAGGCTTAGTGAGTGAAACTAACTGGCAAGCGTCTTGGATTCCTGAAGGGTTTAAGTCAAAAGAGCTTAGCCGCTATCAAATGGCTGCGACCGATAAAATGGTTGAAAGTCAGCTTTTCAGTGATGGATTGTTTAGCTTTTCGGTTTATATCGCCGATAAAGACGAACATTCATTGAAAGGGCAATTGGTACGTCAAGGACGCAGAACCTTACACAGCTTAGTGATTGGCGATAAAGAAATTTCTGTGGTTGGTGATATTCCGCCAGCAACCGCCAAACGTATTGCTCAATCAGTTACGTTTAATAAATTGGAACCAGCGCAATGA
- a CDS encoding RseA family anti-sigma factor yields the protein MADKEKLSALMDGETIDKALIVDLESDQESMDTWQSYHLIGDVMRGDAPETQDWNIANNVAAALEAEPAHSAMPNLHQVNVEPTVAPIEEQPKPQQAKRQLPAWLQQFGQVAVAACVSLAVVLGVQQYGGSDPAAPEQLPVLQTIPFAGSAEPVSLTRDSVEKPASEANLQEQRKRVHAMLEDYELQLRLNSDASPMQDAHLESDIE from the coding sequence ATGGCTGATAAAGAAAAGCTTTCGGCACTCATGGATGGTGAAACGATCGATAAAGCTCTCATTGTAGATCTTGAATCTGATCAAGAAAGCATGGATACCTGGCAGAGTTACCATTTAATTGGTGATGTTATGCGTGGGGATGCGCCAGAAACTCAAGATTGGAACATTGCTAACAATGTGGCAGCAGCGCTTGAAGCTGAGCCTGCACATAGTGCAATGCCGAACCTGCACCAAGTGAATGTTGAACCTACTGTTGCTCCAATTGAAGAGCAGCCTAAACCTCAGCAAGCGAAGCGTCAGCTTCCGGCTTGGTTACAACAGTTTGGACAAGTTGCCGTAGCAGCGTGTGTTTCATTGGCGGTTGTATTAGGTGTTCAACAATATGGTGGCAGCGACCCTGCAGCTCCAGAGCAGTTGCCTGTACTCCAGACGATTCCATTTGCGGGTTCTGCGGAACCAGTAAGTTTAACGCGTGACTCTGTTGAGAAGCCGGCATCGGAAGCTAACTTGCAAGAGCAGCGTAAACGCGTTCATGCAATGCTAGAAGATTATGAGCTTCAGCTAAGACTAAACAGTGATGCATCGCCAATGCAAGATGCACATCTAGAATCGGACATTGAATGA
- the era gene encoding GTPase Era, which produces MSDNNQDFDIDAFFSSDSKKTGLPENQHCGFIAIVGRPNVGKSTLLNHILGQKISITSRKPQTTRHRIMGVETEGDYQAIFVDTPGLHIEEKRAINRLMNRAANSSLSDVNLVFFLVDGTHWTDDDEMVLNKLKKTDFPVVLCINKVDNVQDRTNVMQHMMEVSKKMDFIDVVPISAKQGKNIDVLRKHVREHLPKATHHFPEEYVTDRSQRFMASEIIREKLMRFTGDELPYSVTVEIERFDYNPDNDGFHINALILVERTGQKKMVIGKAGEKIKTIGREARIDMEELFGRKVYLETWVKVKSGWADDERALRSLGYIDDL; this is translated from the coding sequence ATGTCTGATAACAACCAAGATTTCGATATCGATGCATTCTTTTCATCTGATAGCAAAAAAACAGGTCTACCGGAAAACCAACACTGTGGCTTCATCGCTATTGTCGGTCGCCCAAACGTAGGTAAGTCGACGCTTCTGAACCATATTCTGGGTCAGAAGATTTCTATTACATCACGTAAACCACAGACGACACGTCACCGTATTATGGGCGTTGAAACTGAGGGTGATTACCAAGCGATCTTTGTTGATACTCCTGGACTTCATATTGAAGAAAAGCGTGCAATTAACCGCTTGATGAACCGTGCGGCGAACAGCTCACTGAGTGATGTGAATCTAGTATTCTTCCTTGTTGATGGTACTCACTGGACTGACGACGATGAGATGGTTCTGAACAAACTGAAGAAGACTGACTTCCCAGTTGTACTTTGCATCAACAAAGTAGATAACGTTCAAGACCGTACTAATGTGATGCAGCACATGATGGAAGTCTCTAAGAAGATGGACTTCATTGACGTTGTGCCAATCTCAGCGAAGCAAGGTAAAAACATTGATGTACTGCGTAAGCACGTACGTGAACATTTACCTAAAGCGACACACCACTTCCCGGAAGAATACGTGACAGATCGCTCGCAACGTTTTATGGCCTCTGAAATTATCCGTGAAAAGCTGATGCGCTTTACGGGTGATGAGCTACCGTACTCGGTAACGGTTGAAATTGAACGTTTCGATTACAACCCAGATAATGATGGCTTCCATATCAATGCACTGATTCTTGTTGAGCGTACTGGTCAGAAGAAGATGGTGATTGGTAAAGCGGGCGAGAAAATCAAAACGATTGGTCGTGAAGCGCGTATCGATATGGAAGAACTGTTCGGCCGTAAGGTTTACCTAGAGACTTGGGTCAAGGTTAAATCTGGCTGGGCTGATGATGAGCGTGCACTTCGCTCGTTAGGCTACATCGACGATCTATAA
- the recO gene encoding DNA repair protein RecO — protein sequence MSEGLQRCFVLHRRPYSESSLILDVFSEEFGRVTLMSKGARSKRSNLKGALQPFTPLLLKWSGNGSMKTLRQAEPISLGLPLAGINLYSAMYVNELIGRVLMAEVPMPALFHDYLHALTELAHNENPEPALRRFELALLSAMGYGVDFLHCAGTGEAIDPSMTYRYREQKGFIASVRRDNLTFMGDELIAISERRFITKEQLKAAKRFTRIALKPYLGGKPLKSRELFMPTIALSRARSIGK from the coding sequence TTGAGCGAAGGGTTACAGCGATGCTTTGTGTTGCACCGTCGACCATATAGTGAGTCGAGCCTGATCTTGGACGTCTTCAGTGAAGAGTTCGGTCGGGTGACGTTGATGTCCAAAGGTGCTCGCAGCAAGCGTTCCAATTTGAAAGGTGCACTACAACCATTTACGCCACTACTGCTTAAGTGGTCTGGTAATGGTTCGATGAAAACCTTACGCCAAGCTGAACCTATTAGCTTGGGGCTTCCTCTCGCCGGTATCAATCTGTATTCAGCCATGTATGTGAACGAGTTAATTGGTCGCGTATTGATGGCTGAAGTGCCGATGCCAGCACTTTTTCACGACTATCTTCATGCTTTAACAGAGCTGGCGCATAATGAAAACCCTGAGCCAGCACTGCGTCGCTTTGAGTTGGCTCTATTATCCGCTATGGGTTACGGCGTCGACTTTTTACACTGCGCGGGTACTGGCGAAGCGATTGATCCGAGCATGACTTATCGCTATCGAGAGCAGAAAGGTTTCATCGCTTCGGTGCGTCGAGACAACCTTACTTTTATGGGCGATGAACTAATCGCAATCAGTGAACGTAGGTTTATCACTAAAGAGCAGTTAAAAGCGGCAAAACGCTTTACACGCATAGCCTTAAAGCCGTATCTTGGCGGCAAACCATTAAAAAGTAGAGAGCTATTTATGCCAACAATAGCCCTCTCTAGAGCACGGAGTATTGGAAAATGA
- the rnc gene encoding ribonuclease III: MNSPIDKLERKIGYQFNDADLIHLALTHRSAAGKHNERLEFLGDSILSFVIADDLYHRFPKVNEGDMSRMRATLVRGHTLAELGREFELGDYLKLGPGELKSGGFRRDSILADAVEAIIGAVYLDSDTETVRGIILSWYQSRLDAIQPGVSQKDPKTRLQEFLQGRRNPLPVYTVTNIKGEAHNQEFTVECEVAGVDKPVIGKGTSRRKAEQAAAETALEQLSNV; the protein is encoded by the coding sequence ATGAATTCTCCAATTGATAAACTAGAGAGAAAGATTGGCTATCAGTTTAATGATGCCGATCTTATCCACTTGGCGCTGACTCACCGCAGCGCCGCAGGTAAACATAATGAACGTCTTGAGTTTCTGGGCGATTCAATTTTAAGTTTTGTTATCGCTGATGATCTTTACCACCGTTTCCCTAAAGTAAACGAAGGTGATATGAGCCGCATGCGTGCAACATTAGTACGTGGTCATACATTGGCAGAACTAGGTCGTGAATTCGAACTAGGAGATTACTTAAAATTAGGTCCAGGTGAGTTGAAGAGTGGCGGTTTCCGTCGTGATTCTATTCTAGCGGATGCGGTTGAAGCGATCATCGGTGCTGTCTATTTAGATAGTGATACCGAGACGGTTCGCGGCATTATTTTAAGCTGGTACCAATCTCGCCTAGATGCTATTCAGCCTGGAGTATCTCAAAAAGATCCGAAAACTCGCCTACAAGAGTTTTTGCAAGGTCGAAGAAATCCTCTGCCTGTCTACACAGTGACTAATATTAAAGGTGAAGCACACAACCAAGAGTTTACGGTTGAGTGTGAAGTGGCAGGTGTGGATAAACCTGTTATCGGTAAAGGCACTAGCCGCCGCAAGGCAGAACAAGCGGCTGCTGAAACAGCATTAGAGCAACTAAGCAATGTCTGA
- the lepA gene encoding translation elongation factor 4: MKHIRNFSIIAHIDHGKSTLSDRLIQVCGGLSEREMAAQVLDSMDIERERGITIKAQSVTLDYKAKDGETYQLNFIDTPGHVDFSYEVSRSLAACEGALLVVDAGQGVEAQTLANCYTAIEMELEVVPILNKIDLPAAEPERVAEEIEEIVGIDAMEATRCSAKTGLGVDDVLENIVTAIPPPEGDPEAPLQALIIDSWFDNYLGVVSLVRIKNGKLKKNDKIRVMSTDQVWGVDRLGIFTPKQIDTTELNTGEVGWVVCGIKDILGAPVGDTLTLAKGGSTERLPGFQKVKPQVYAGLFPVSSDDYENFRDALGKLSLNDASLFFEPESSAALGFGFRCGFLGMLHMEIIQERLEREYDLDLITTAPTVVYEVVKTDKTVLYVDSPAKLPAVNDLEEIREPIARCNILVPSDYLGNVITLCVEKRGVQVDMVYHGNQVAVTYDLPMAEVVLDFFDRLKSTSRGYASLDYNFQRYEPSNMVRVDVLLNGETVDALAIITHKDIAQSRGRLLVEKMKEFIPRQMFDIAIQAAIGNHIIARSTVKQLRKNVIAKCYGGDISRKKKLLKKQKEGKKRMKQIGNVELPQEAFLAILHVGKD, encoded by the coding sequence ATGAAGCACATTCGTAATTTTTCGATTATCGCCCACATCGACCACGGTAAGTCGACCCTTTCTGACCGCTTAATCCAAGTTTGTGGAGGATTAAGTGAACGTGAGATGGCAGCTCAAGTCCTCGATTCTATGGATATAGAACGCGAGCGTGGTATTACAATTAAAGCGCAGAGTGTGACTTTAGATTACAAAGCTAAAGATGGTGAAACTTACCAGCTTAACTTTATCGACACTCCTGGACACGTAGACTTCTCTTACGAAGTATCTCGTTCTCTAGCGGCTTGTGAAGGCGCACTACTTGTAGTGGATGCAGGCCAAGGTGTTGAAGCACAAACTCTAGCAAACTGTTACACAGCAATCGAAATGGAGCTGGAAGTAGTGCCAATCTTGAACAAGATTGACCTACCAGCTGCTGAACCAGAGCGTGTTGCTGAAGAGATCGAAGAGATCGTTGGCATCGATGCGATGGAAGCGACTCGCTGTTCTGCTAAAACAGGTTTAGGCGTAGATGATGTTCTAGAAAACATCGTAACGGCTATCCCACCACCGGAAGGTGATCCTGAAGCGCCTCTACAAGCGTTGATCATTGACTCTTGGTTCGATAACTACCTTGGCGTAGTTTCTTTGGTTCGTATTAAAAACGGTAAGCTGAAGAAGAACGACAAGATTCGAGTAATGTCGACAGACCAAGTTTGGGGTGTTGACCGTCTAGGTATCTTCACGCCTAAGCAAATCGACACCACTGAGCTAAATACTGGCGAAGTAGGTTGGGTTGTTTGTGGTATTAAAGACATCCTAGGTGCACCAGTTGGTGATACGTTGACGCTTGCAAAAGGCGGCAGCACTGAACGTCTGCCTGGTTTCCAAAAAGTTAAGCCTCAGGTATACGCAGGTCTATTCCCTGTATCATCTGATGACTACGAAAACTTCCGTGACGCGTTAGGCAAGCTAAGCCTGAACGATGCGTCATTGTTCTTTGAACCAGAAAGTTCAGCAGCACTTGGTTTTGGTTTCCGTTGTGGCTTCTTAGGCATGCTTCACATGGAGATCATCCAAGAGCGTCTAGAGCGTGAATACGACCTAGACCTAATCACGACTGCACCAACAGTAGTGTATGAAGTTGTAAAAACAGATAAAACGGTTCTTTACGTTGATAGCCCGGCTAAACTGCCAGCGGTTAATGACCTAGAAGAAATTCGTGAACCAATTGCACGCTGTAATATCCTGGTACCTTCGGATTACCTAGGTAACGTAATCACACTGTGTGTAGAGAAGCGTGGCGTACAAGTAGACATGGTTTACCACGGTAATCAAGTTGCTGTGACGTACGATCTTCCTATGGCTGAAGTAGTTCTCGACTTCTTCGACCGTCTGAAGTCAACGTCTCGCGGTTACGCATCATTGGATTACAACTTCCAACGTTACGAGCCATCAAACATGGTACGTGTAGACGTATTACTGAATGGCGAAACGGTTGATGCTCTAGCGATCATTACGCACAAAGATATTGCTCAGTCTCGTGGTCGTCTACTGGTAGAGAAGATGAAAGAATTCATCCCTCGTCAGATGTTCGATATCGCGATTCAAGCAGCGATTGGTAACCACATCATTGCTCGCTCTACAGTAAAACAACTGCGTAAGAACGTAATCGCAAAATGTTACGGTGGTGATATCAGTCGTAAGAAGAAACTTCTTAAGAAACAAAAAGAAGGTAAGAAGCGTATGAAGCAGATCGGTAACGTTGAACTGCCTCAAGAAGCTTTCCTTGCAATCCTTCACGTTGGAAAAGACTAG
- the lepB gene encoding signal peptidase I: MANTFSLILVIVTLVTGIVWALEKFVWAKKRQQKLADVEAQSNGLDAETSAKVTAQPWWVENSVSIFPVIAFVLILRSFIYEPFQIPSGSMMPTLLVGDFILVEKYAYGLKDPVWRTQLVETGKPERGDSIVFKYPPQPNIDYIKRVVGMPGDTIRYSSRKEICIQAKGTSSCEPVKLSHVEESQFIQDGVPLIQLNEQLGDVEHQILVNPLRRDRVQAYQPRNGVNEWVVPEGQYFVMGDNRDNSADSRYWGFVPEANLVGKAVAIWISFEFERGSDSVLPTWIPTGVRFNRIGGIH, encoded by the coding sequence ATGGCTAATACATTTTCGCTTATCTTAGTGATCGTAACTCTAGTGACCGGCATTGTATGGGCGTTGGAAAAGTTTGTGTGGGCGAAGAAGCGCCAGCAAAAGCTTGCTGACGTTGAAGCACAATCGAATGGCCTAGACGCTGAAACCAGCGCAAAAGTTACGGCTCAGCCTTGGTGGGTTGAGAACAGTGTGTCCATTTTCCCGGTAATTGCATTTGTTTTGATCTTGCGTTCATTCATCTATGAACCGTTTCAAATCCCATCAGGCTCGATGATGCCAACCCTTTTGGTTGGTGATTTTATCTTGGTAGAGAAGTACGCGTACGGTCTAAAAGACCCAGTATGGCGCACTCAATTGGTAGAAACAGGCAAGCCAGAACGCGGTGATTCAATCGTATTTAAGTACCCACCTCAGCCAAACATCGACTACATTAAGCGTGTTGTTGGTATGCCAGGTGACACTATTCGCTACAGCAGTCGTAAAGAGATCTGTATTCAGGCGAAGGGTACAAGTAGCTGTGAACCAGTGAAACTAAGTCACGTTGAAGAGAGCCAATTTATTCAAGATGGTGTGCCTCTGATTCAGCTGAATGAACAGCTTGGAGATGTTGAGCACCAAATTTTAGTTAACCCATTACGCCGTGATCGTGTGCAAGCATATCAGCCTCGCAATGGTGTTAACGAGTGGGTCGTTCCAGAAGGCCAGTACTTTGTGATGGGTGATAACCGTGATAACAGTGCTGATAGCCGTTACTGGGGCTTTGTCCCTGAAGCAAACCTTGTTGGTAAGGCCGTTGCTATTTGGATAAGCTTCGAATTCGAACGCGGTTCAGACAGTGTACTTCCAACATGGATTCCTACTGGTGTGCGTTTTAATCGCATCGGTGGGATTCATTAA